One part of the Lytechinus pictus isolate F3 Inbred chromosome 3, Lp3.0, whole genome shotgun sequence genome encodes these proteins:
- the LOC129257437 gene encoding HIG1 domain family member 1A, mitochondrial-like — translation MSRPIPRIEYEDYNESPTEKLKRKAIADPYVPVGILGLCGALAWGAYSYKSRGNTSTSIFLMRLRVVAQTCVVGAMAVGAGVTMMKSFSSEKKS, via the exons ATGTCTAGACCCATACCAAGGATAGAGTATGAAGATTACAATGAATCACCAACTGAAAAGCTGAAAAGGAAAGCTATTGCTGATCCATATGTTCCTGTTG GTATCCTTGGTTTATGTGGAGCCTTAGCATGGGGTGCCTACTCGTACAAGAGCCGTGGCAACACATCAACTTCCATCTTCCTAATGAGGCTTCGAGTGGTAGCCCAGACTTGTGTCGTTGGAGCAATGGCTGTAGGAGCAGGAGTCACAATGATGAAGAGCTTTTCCTCAGAAAAGAAATCATAA